One Watersipora subatra chromosome 4, tzWatSuba1.1, whole genome shotgun sequence genomic window carries:
- the LOC137393612 gene encoding dolichyl-diphosphooligosaccharide--protein glycosyltransferase subunit STT3A-like has product MKSFFFMKMSPDKQDTLLKMMILTMAMILSFSTRLFSVLRYESVIHEFDPYFNYRTTKYLVEEGFYAFHNWFDDMAWYPLGRIIGGTIYPGLMVTSAALFKVLHWFNVTIDIRNICVFLAPFFSSLTTLVTYLLTKELKDQSAGLVAAAFISIVPGYISRSVAGSYDNEGIAIFCMLLTYYLWIKAVKTGSIFWAAICSIAYFYMVSSWGGYVFLINLIPLHVLALMVTGRFSHRIYVAYSTVYCLGTLLSMQISFVGFQPVQSSEHMAAFGVFGLCQIHAFVDYVRSRMTYDQFTLLLRTIVTVVGGTALVVGGLLTATGKISPWTGRFYSLLDPSYAKNNIPIIASVSEHQPTAWSSFYFDLQMLVFMFPAGMYFCFSRLTDANIFIIMYGLTSIYFAGVMVRLMLVLAPVMCILAGIGVSTTLSLYMKNMDPIFGSKKSEPSSKKTSKKTVGELNYPFKNEVATAVVFTMTLFLITYVFHCTWVTSEAYSSPSIVLSAKSGDGGRVIFDDFREAYYWLRQNTPEDAKIMSWWDYGYQITAMANRTILVDNNTWNNTHISRVGQAMSSPEDKAYEIMRELDVGYVLVIFGGLTGYSSDDINKFLWMVRIGGSTPEGAHIKEADYYTPQGEFRIDKDGSPTLLNCLMYKLCYYRFGSVYTEQTKPSGYDRVRNAEIGNKDFELDVLEEAYTTEHWIVRIYKVKDLVNRGV; this is encoded by the exons ATGAAGTCGTTTTTCTTCATGAAGATGTCGCCAGACAAGCAAGATACTCTGCTAAAGATGATGATACTAACCATGGCTATGATACTGT cTTTTTCTACGCGGCTCTTCTCCGTGCTCAGATATGAGAGTGTGATCCATGAATTTGACCCATATTTCAACTACAGAACAACCAAGTATCTGGTTGAAGAGGGTTTCTATGCATTTCACAACTGGTTTGATGACATGGCCTGGTATCCACTTGGTAGGATCATTGGGGGAACCATTTATCCAG GTTTGATGGTCACATCAGCTGCCTTGTTTAAGGTGTTGCACTGGTTTAATGTGACAATTGACATCAGAAACATCTGCGTTTTCCTGGCTCCATTCTTCTCGAGCCTCACCACCCTTGTTACATACCTTCTTACCAAGGAGCTCAAG GATCAATCAGCCGGGTTGGTGGCTGCTGCCTTCATCTCCATAGTACCGGGCTATATCAGCAGGTCAGTCGCTGGTTCCTATGACAACGAAGGAATCGCCATATTCTGCATGCTCCTAACCTACTACCTCTGGATTAAAGCTGTCAAAACTGGTTCGATCTTTTGGGCTGCTATTTGCTCTATCGCCTACTTTTACATG GTGTCATCTTGGGGAGGCTACGTATTCCTCATCAACCTCATCCCTCTTCACGTGTTGGCACTCATGGTTACCGGAAGGTTCTCCCACAGGATATATGTAGCCTACAGCACA GTTTATTGCCTTGGCACCCTCTTGTCTATGCAAATCTCATTTGTTGGATTCCAACCGGTACAGTCGAGTGAGCACATGGCT GCATTCGGCGTGTTTGGACTCTGTCAGATACACGCGTTTGTCGACTATGTCCGATCTCGTATGACATATGATCAGTTCACCCTTCTGCTCAGGACCATAGTGACTGTTGTTGGAGGAACAGCGTTGGTTGTGGGTGGACTGCTCACAGCTACAG GTAAAATCTCTCCTTGGACCGGCAGGTTCTACTCACTGCTTGACCCGTCTTACGCTAAGAACAACATTCCCATCATAGCTTCAGTTTCTGAGCATCAGCCTACAGCGTGGAGCTCATTCTATTTTGACTTACAAATGCTCGTTTTTATGTTTCCAG CCGGAATGTACTTCTGCTTCAGTAGGCTCACGGATgccaacatttttattattatgtacgGCCTTACAAGTATTTATTTTGCG GGAGTAATGGTGCGTCTTATGTTGGTCTTGGCTCCTGTTATGTGCATCCTCGCTGGCATCGGGGTCTCCACCACCCTTTCATTGTACATGAAAAATATGGATCCGATCTTTGGGTCAAAGAAATCTGAACCATCCAGTAAAAAGACGTCTAAAAAGACGGTTGGAGAACTCAACTACCCATTTAAAAATGAG GTGGCCACTGCTGTAGTTTTCACCATGACCCTTTTCCTCATCACCTACGTTTTTCACTGCACCTGGGTCACTTCAGAGGCCTACTCCAGTCCTTCCATCGTTCTCTCAGCCAAATCAGGCGATGGTGGCCGTGTTATATTTGATGACTTCAGGGAAGCTTACTACTGGCTGAGGCAAAACACTCCAGAG GATGCAAAGATTATGTCTTGGTGGGATTACGGATATCAGATAACAGCTATGGCTAATCGAACAATTTTGGTAGACAACAATACTTGGAACAACACTCACATATCCAGAGTTGGGCAG GCAATGTCATCGCCTGAAGATAAAGCCTATGAAATCATGAGAGAGTTGGATGTGGGATATGTGCTTGTTATATTTGGTGGTCTCACTGGATATTCCTCAGATG ATATCAACAAGTTTTTGTGGATGGTACGTATTGGCGGCTCAACACCAGAGGGCGCTCACATAAAGGAAGCAGACTACTACACTCCCCAAGGAGAGTTTAGGATTGACAAAGATGGTTCTCCCACCCTACTCAACTGCCTCATGTACAAGCTCTGTTATTATAGATTTGGTTCAGTCTACACCGAGCAGA CCAAGCCATCAGGATACGATAGAGTACGTAACGCTGAGATTGGTAATAAGGACTTTGAACTCGATGTGTTGGAGGAGGCATACACCACAGAGCATTGGATAGTTAGAATATACAAAGTGAAAGACTTGGTCAACCGAGGCGTATAG